AGGAATGAGGAGCAGCGAACCGCCGGCAACGCCGGAAGCACCGCAAGCGCCTACCGTAGCAACGATGGAGAGAAGCAGTGCTGTAGGCAAATCCACATGAACGCCGAGTGTATTGGCAGCTGCCAGTGACAGAACGGCAATCGTGATAGCTGCGCCGGCCATGTTTACAGTAGCACCGAGCGGAATGGAAATAGAGTAAATATCTTCATTTAATCCAAGACGTTTGCATAAGGAAAGATTTACCGGAATATTGGCTGCGGAACTGCGGGTAAAGAAAGCGTACAAACCGCTTTCACGCAGTGTAGCAAATACGAGCGGATACGGATTGCGGCGAGTGTGCAGAAATACGATAAGCGGGTTCATAACGAGAGCTACGAGGAAGAACGAACCGAGCAGTACGCCGAGCAGCTGAACATAACCCAAAAGCGCACCGAGACCGCTTGTGCCGACGGAGTTGGCAACAAGACCCATGATACCGAACGGAGCCAGGCGGATAACCCACTGTACGATTTTCGTAACAGCCTGCGCAAAATCATCCACCATTGCTTTCGTATTGTCGGAAGCGTGATGAAGTGCAATACCGGCAAGAATAGCCCATGCCAGAATACCGATATAGTTGGCATTAACGATAGCATTGACAGGGTTGTCCACAACACTGAGCACCAGATTTTTTACAACTTCAATAATACCGCTCGGCGGAGCAACGGTAGTATCGGCAACCTGCAGCTGCAATACTGTCGGGAACAAAAACGACATGCACACGCCGACCAGCGAAGCAAAGAACGTGCCGAAAATATACAGACGGATAATCGGCTTCATCGAACCGTTGGCATCCGCTTTTCTCTGCGCCATGGCGTTCATGACGAGAATAAATACGAGTACAGGCGCGATACCTTTCAATGCACGTACAAAGATATCACCTAAAATAGATACGGCCGGAACTGCCGCCGGAACTACGAGCGCTATAGCTATACCGACG
The window above is part of the Megamonas hypermegale genome. Proteins encoded here:
- the sstT gene encoding serine/threonine transporter SstT, producing MLSRIGKKYLEMALIKLIIVGLIVGIAIALVVPAAVPAVSILGDIFVRALKGIAPVLVFILVMNAMAQRKADANGSMKPIIRLYIFGTFFASLVGVCMSFLFPTVLQLQVADTTVAPPSGIIEVVKNLVLSVVDNPVNAIVNANYIGILAWAILAGIALHHASDNTKAMVDDFAQAVTKIVQWVIRLAPFGIMGLVANSVGTSGLGALLGYVQLLGVLLGSFFLVALVMNPLIVFLHTRRNPYPLVFATLRESGLYAFFTRSSAANIPVNLSLCKRLGLNEDIYSISIPLGATVNMAGAAITIAVLSLAAANTLGVHVDLPTALLLSIVATVGACGASGVAGGSLLLIPVACASFGISNDIAMQVVGVGFIIGVLQDSCETALNSSSDVLFTATAEFSARAKEGTLEVADMVPHNRA